One part of the Sulfolobus tengchongensis genome encodes these proteins:
- a CDS encoding iron-containing alcohol dehydrogenase: protein MWLSEFNNVKVFYGKNSLSSLSDLGVREVTVVVTKSLLNSQLLKKIENYIRVKKIIKGPAQHVPEDELSILTKELFNENAVISLGGGSVIDAVKLAFNGFHIAIPTTLSGAEYTYNASYRNKDGFKMSRRVKNPDVIILDPEVLMYTPKYLLATTAFKALDHAVEAFYSNKASPFTDTLSNQGINMMLTCIENRLEDLEFCQIGAWISSLARKFAGMGLSHSFGHVYGTRFDIPHGVTSCISLAEAIRFNRSEKLLSIYPHLDKKIEELLNMMGIDEKLSKYAKLEHALELLPKFVEAVNLSANPKKITTEEAKLFIKNIY from the coding sequence ATGTGGTTGTCAGAATTTAACAATGTTAAGGTATTCTATGGGAAAAATTCCCTCTCTAGTTTAAGTGATCTGGGAGTAAGAGAGGTAACAGTAGTGGTCACTAAAAGCCTACTGAATAGCCAACTTTTAAAGAAAATAGAGAACTATATTAGAGTTAAAAAGATCATAAAAGGTCCTGCACAGCATGTGCCAGAGGATGAACTTTCTATTTTGACTAAGGAACTATTTAATGAAAATGCTGTTATAAGTTTAGGTGGAGGAAGTGTTATAGACGCAGTTAAACTAGCCTTTAATGGTTTTCATATAGCGATACCTACAACTCTATCAGGTGCAGAATACACGTACAATGCCTCATACAGAAACAAAGATGGCTTTAAGATGTCTAGACGAGTTAAAAACCCTGATGTTATAATCCTTGATCCAGAAGTATTAATGTACACTCCTAAATATCTTTTAGCCACTACAGCATTTAAAGCTCTAGACCATGCTGTCGAGGCATTCTATTCAAATAAGGCCTCACCTTTCACTGATACCTTATCTAATCAAGGTATAAATATGATGTTAACATGCATAGAAAATAGGTTAGAAGATTTGGAATTCTGCCAAATCGGAGCATGGATATCGTCATTAGCTAGAAAATTTGCGGGTATGGGATTAAGTCATTCTTTTGGCCACGTGTATGGGACTAGATTTGATATACCGCACGGCGTAACATCTTGCATATCGTTGGCTGAGGCCATAAGGTTTAATAGATCCGAAAAACTATTATCAATTTATCCTCATTTAGATAAAAAAATAGAGGAATTGCTTAACATGATGGGGATAGACGAAAAGCTCTCTAAATACGCTAAATTAGAACATGCTCTAGAGCTATTACCTAAATTTGTTGAAGCGGTAAATTTAAGTGCAAATCCTAAAAAGATTACCACTGAAGAGGCTAAATTATTTATAAAAAATATTTATTGA
- a CDS encoding MFS transporter, with translation MADKAIRSKIPYIAFITSFGTYLEYYDFFAGSIFAGTIWPVLFFAPGNIVAATIASIGAYASTYFARPVGAYIFGHLGDKVGRKFNLMLTLLLLAIGSIGIALLPPYTSIGIVAIALLTIFRVIQGLGLGGEYGGGGALLMEFVGSNRRGLWSGVFQSSAAFGLLTASGGVLLASSILSGKAFLTFGWRVVYGVAVIAAIIGIILRFRMSESPMFLSLQQQRQIVKWPASTVLRKYWKLVILLAFSWLYIVGVNQLVVVFGNEYLSNLSFPISFVSLGVVIQGVVGVFITIFSGYISDRIGRKRTLIIGGILGVISLPLFFTMALTRSAVMVLLSEVLMGITTWWGLGVIIALYSENYPTNVRASGAGLSYQLGGFIAGIVLALILPLAILAGHGIIGSWPYVSMIGIIIAIISIISHLTLKETKDLKLA, from the coding sequence ATGGCAGATAAAGCTATAAGGAGTAAAATTCCCTATATAGCCTTTATCACATCTTTTGGAACATATTTAGAGTATTACGACTTCTTCGCGGGTTCAATATTTGCGGGCACAATATGGCCTGTGTTATTTTTCGCTCCAGGTAATATAGTTGCAGCCACAATAGCCTCTATTGGTGCCTATGCTTCTACGTATTTCGCTAGACCGGTAGGGGCTTATATTTTTGGTCATTTAGGAGATAAAGTAGGTAGGAAGTTTAATCTAATGCTAACCTTACTGTTATTAGCTATTGGATCCATTGGAATAGCACTGTTACCACCATACACATCTATAGGAATAGTTGCGATAGCGTTACTTACAATATTTAGGGTAATTCAAGGGCTAGGATTAGGCGGTGAATATGGAGGTGGTGGTGCTCTCCTCATGGAATTTGTAGGAAGTAATAGGAGAGGACTATGGAGTGGCGTATTCCAAAGCTCTGCTGCATTTGGCTTATTAACAGCTTCTGGAGGTGTGTTATTAGCGTCATCTATATTAAGTGGGAAAGCTTTTCTTACGTTTGGTTGGAGAGTAGTTTATGGCGTTGCTGTAATAGCCGCGATCATAGGTATAATTTTGAGATTCAGAATGTCAGAAAGTCCAATGTTTTTATCTTTACAGCAACAAAGACAAATAGTAAAGTGGCCAGCCTCAACTGTTTTAAGGAAATATTGGAAATTGGTAATTTTATTGGCCTTTTCATGGCTTTATATTGTTGGAGTAAACCAATTAGTGGTGGTTTTTGGAAATGAATATTTGTCTAATCTAAGTTTTCCAATATCATTTGTAAGTTTAGGCGTGGTGATTCAAGGAGTAGTAGGTGTGTTTATAACGATTTTTAGTGGATATATTTCAGATAGGATAGGAAGGAAGAGGACGCTGATTATAGGTGGTATTTTGGGAGTAATTTCCTTACCTCTCTTCTTCACAATGGCACTTACTAGATCTGCAGTAATGGTTTTACTAAGTGAGGTATTAATGGGTATCACAACATGGTGGGGCTTAGGAGTTATTATAGCATTATACTCAGAAAACTATCCTACGAATGTTAGAGCGTCTGGTGCAGGTCTCTCATATCAGCTTGGAGGATTTATAGCAGGGATAGTGCTAGCGCTTATATTGCCATTAGCTATATTAGCAGGCCATGGGATCATAGGCTCATGGCCTTATGTAAGTATGATAGGAATTATTATTGCAATTATTTCAATAATATCACACCTAACGTTAAAAGAGACAAAAGACCTTAAATTGGCTTAA
- a CDS encoding aromatic ring-hydroxylating oxygenase subunit alpha, with the protein METLKSLVKDDGEDVWLNPSVYTDEKIFEMEMERIYHRLWVYVAHESELNNIGDFKVSRVGKYLVLITRGDDGKIRGFINKCTHRGNVLCRVYKGNSKFFKCIYHGWTFNNKGKLVGMPDREGLPKDYDINKFNLKEINIQSYKGFIFASINPIKTLEEHLGEARTFIDYVVDISPEGIEVKGPVKYAYTGNWKLVLENTVDTYHFPTLHASVAMLSMYINNRSPGTTAAAAKSKSPYNTAGYLRGGHFFFILDKENVREQLPLVTNADKLREILGKNRGEFRWRCTMHAAIMPNLLILDYDESVPTIRVINPIRPDLTHMETYIFLPKNISPEIRRKLLRAYEEFSGPVGMGSADDNEVMISVTQASRFDNPLINLTKGKYRETDHIKEVEEGGIKFEGASNALDDTYIRGFYKWWLRYMLEDYT; encoded by the coding sequence ATGGAAACATTAAAGAGTCTCGTAAAAGATGATGGAGAAGATGTCTGGTTAAATCCTAGTGTATATACTGATGAGAAAATATTTGAAATGGAAATGGAGAGAATTTATCATAGGTTATGGGTTTATGTTGCTCATGAAAGCGAATTAAACAACATTGGAGATTTTAAAGTTAGTAGGGTTGGTAAATATTTAGTATTAATAACAAGAGGTGATGATGGCAAAATACGTGGCTTCATAAACAAATGTACTCATAGAGGTAATGTATTATGTAGAGTGTATAAGGGTAATTCTAAATTTTTCAAATGTATTTATCATGGCTGGACCTTTAATAATAAGGGAAAACTTGTGGGTATGCCAGATAGAGAAGGACTCCCTAAAGACTATGATATAAACAAATTCAACTTAAAGGAGATAAATATACAGTCTTATAAAGGGTTTATATTCGCTAGTATAAATCCAATAAAGACATTAGAGGAACATTTAGGTGAAGCCAGAACATTCATAGATTATGTTGTGGATATATCTCCCGAAGGGATAGAAGTAAAAGGACCAGTAAAATATGCATACACTGGAAACTGGAAATTAGTTTTAGAAAATACGGTGGATACATACCACTTTCCTACATTACATGCTAGCGTGGCCATGTTATCAATGTACATTAACAATAGGTCGCCTGGCACTACGGCAGCTGCAGCAAAGAGTAAGTCTCCATACAATACCGCAGGGTACTTAAGAGGAGGGCATTTCTTCTTTATACTAGACAAGGAGAATGTAAGAGAACAATTACCACTCGTCACAAATGCTGATAAATTAAGGGAAATTTTAGGTAAAAATAGGGGAGAATTCAGGTGGAGATGTACCATGCATGCTGCAATTATGCCCAACTTACTTATTCTCGACTATGATGAATCCGTACCTACTATAAGAGTGATCAATCCAATAAGGCCAGATTTAACTCATATGGAAACTTATATTTTCTTACCTAAGAACATATCTCCGGAGATTAGGAGGAAATTACTGAGAGCTTATGAAGAGTTCAGCGGACCAGTAGGTATGGGATCAGCAGATGATAATGAAGTTATGATAAGTGTAACCCAGGCTAGTAGATTTGATAATCCATTAATTAATTTAACTAAAGGTAAATATAGGGAAACTGATCACATTAAGGAAGTTGAAGAAGGAGGAATAAAATTTGAGGGAGCTAGTAATGCACTAGATGATACTTATATAAGGGGATTTTATAAATGGTGGTTAAGATATATGCTAGAGGACTACACATAA
- a CDS encoding fumarylacetoacetate hydrolase family protein, with protein sequence MRILNFAPHPKANPRLGALYQGKILDVPYAFKEVFDSEAPSWFNSTDNLIKGGDEALSLLKKLLSYNNIDSNLYNLDEVIYYPAIMNPEKILCVFLNYEAHTKEAKRETPKEPYIFSKLPSTLIGHKWPIILPKASKQVDYEAELALIVGKRGKYINKDDAYKYIFGYTIFNDVSFRDRRQHAMMKEIGLNFLHAKSLDGAGPIGPWIVTKDEITDPHNLSITLWVNDEIRQNDSTRSMIFKIPEIVEYITNGISLKPGDVISTGTPSGTALATGKFLKEGDNVRIKIENIGELINPVKAES encoded by the coding sequence ATGAGAATACTAAATTTTGCACCACATCCTAAAGCTAATCCAAGGCTAGGAGCCCTATATCAAGGTAAAATCCTTGATGTGCCGTATGCCTTTAAAGAAGTTTTTGACAGTGAAGCGCCATCTTGGTTTAACTCCACTGACAATTTAATTAAAGGTGGTGACGAGGCTCTTAGTTTACTTAAGAAGTTACTCAGTTATAATAATATAGATAGTAACTTATACAATTTAGATGAGGTTATATATTATCCTGCAATAATGAATCCAGAAAAGATCTTATGTGTATTTTTGAACTATGAAGCACACACTAAAGAGGCAAAGAGAGAAACTCCTAAAGAACCTTATATTTTCTCTAAACTTCCTTCTACGTTAATAGGACATAAATGGCCAATAATATTACCTAAAGCTTCAAAGCAAGTTGATTATGAGGCAGAATTAGCTCTTATTGTAGGTAAGAGGGGTAAGTATATAAATAAAGATGATGCATATAAGTATATATTTGGGTATACTATTTTTAACGATGTTAGTTTTAGGGATAGAAGGCAACACGCTATGATGAAGGAAATAGGTCTTAATTTCTTACATGCGAAGAGTCTTGATGGAGCTGGTCCAATAGGTCCTTGGATAGTAACTAAGGATGAGATAACCGATCCACACAATTTATCCATAACTCTATGGGTTAATGATGAGATAAGACAAAATGATAGTACTAGAAGCATGATATTCAAAATACCGGAAATAGTTGAATACATCACAAATGGGATAAGTTTAAAGCCGGGTGATGTAATCTCAACTGGTACTCCTTCAGGTACAGCGTTAGCTACCGGAAAGTTTCTAAAAGAAGGGGATAATGTTCGAATTAAAATAGAAAATATAGGTGAATTAATAAATCCAGTTAAAGCGGAAAGTTAA
- a CDS encoding acetoacetate decarboxylase family protein: protein MKIHPFSSTDRSSVVLGKESYYGGNFIVAHVKLDKETLKNVVPKIFETDGEALFSVREFVTVMGNRTDLLYEEPMLTQYNESAVGVKVYYEGGIYQYYPFMWVDKDFAVIRGWLNGFPKKIANIQLTRFHPLLPQISEPKAGVVVGGYVARGSSLLFKIKVTLKEKIEKPPTFGPTLLIRDYPAEGEGETNVLELVRLDLQDLKVTDVWKGDVEIEIGKGINDEVDSFKIIEKLGGYYYKIGFRIPGTKLIKKLSESELF from the coding sequence ATGAAAATACATCCGTTTTCAAGTACAGACAGATCATCAGTTGTCTTAGGTAAGGAGAGCTATTACGGTGGTAATTTTATAGTAGCTCATGTAAAATTAGATAAGGAGACTCTTAAGAACGTAGTCCCAAAAATATTTGAAACCGATGGAGAGGCCCTTTTCTCCGTACGTGAGTTTGTAACCGTAATGGGAAATAGGACTGACCTCTTATATGAGGAACCTATGCTAACACAATATAATGAGTCTGCGGTAGGTGTTAAAGTATACTATGAAGGAGGGATTTATCAATATTATCCATTCATGTGGGTAGACAAAGACTTTGCTGTTATCAGAGGCTGGTTAAATGGATTTCCCAAAAAGATAGCAAATATACAACTTACTCGCTTTCATCCATTGTTGCCACAAATTAGCGAACCTAAAGCTGGTGTAGTTGTAGGTGGTTATGTGGCACGAGGGAGTAGCCTTTTGTTTAAAATAAAGGTTACCTTAAAAGAAAAAATAGAAAAACCTCCAACATTTGGCCCAACGCTATTAATAAGAGATTACCCTGCTGAAGGAGAAGGTGAGACTAACGTATTAGAACTCGTTAGACTAGACTTACAAGATTTAAAAGTAACTGACGTGTGGAAAGGTGATGTAGAAATAGAAATAGGCAAAGGGATTAATGATGAGGTAGATAGTTTTAAGATAATAGAGAAATTAGGGGGATATTATTACAAAATTGGCTTCAGAATACCCGGTACTAAATTAATTAAGAAACTATCTGAGTCAGAACTCTTTTAA